The Natrarchaeobius halalkaliphilus genomic sequence GTCGCCGCCGCCCGCGTTGATGACGCCGACGACGTTCCCGTCCAGATCGACGAGCGGACCGCCGCTGTTTCCCGGATTGACGGCGGCGTCGGTCTGGACGACGTTCGGGAACGAGAAGGTTCGTCCGGGCGCATCGACGGTTCGTTCGACGCCGCTTACGATACCGGAGGACATCGAGCCCTCGAGGCCGTAGGGATTTCCGATTGCGAGTACCTGCTGGCCGACCGACGGACTGTATTCGGCCACCGAGAGCGGTGTTGCCGACGATGGAACGTGGTCTGCTTCGAGAACGGCCAGATCGCTGAACGGATCGGTACCGACGAGTTTGGTGTCCGTCCAGTCGCCGTTGATGTACTGGAGATCGACCTCTTCGCCGTCTGCAACGACGTGGTCGTTCGTCACGATGTGGCGGTCGTCGTATACGAACCCAGATCCCTGGCCGCGCCCTTCGCCGCCCGTGAGCGGGTTGTCGACGCCGAACACTCGGACCTGTGTGACCGAATCGATGATCGCATCGTAGACGTCGGTGAACCCGGCGTCGGTTTCGAGTTCCCCGTCGGTTTCGTGCGTTGCACTCTGTTCCTGTGAGGAACTCCCCTCGACGGCGCTGTCGCGCTGGGGTGCCGCACAGCCAGCCAACACGCTCGCGAAACCACCACCCGCGAGCGAGAGGAGACGCCGGCGATTCAATCGATGGTCATCCATACTCGACGGATAGGACCCCACCCATTTGAACGCCGGGGGAACGTTCGTGACGCGCGTCGACGACGAGAGCGGACGCCAGAACCGAGTCGATCGCGACTCGACATCGTGGCCAGACGAAGGGAAAGCGTGTTACCCGCGGCCACCCACTCTCGCGACATGATCACGGAAGACGTTCGCGCGCTGTTGGCGACGGGGGCCGTCTGTGACTCCTGTCTCGGTCGTCCGTTCGCTGAACGGAGCTTTGGACTGACGAACGCCGAACGCGGTCGGGCGCTTCGAACCACGGTCGCACTGGCCGACGACGACGATTTCGAACCGGACACCCCTGGCGATTGCTGGGTCTGCGAAGGATACTGCGGAACGTTCGATGCGATCGCTGATGCCGTCGTCGACGCGCTCGAGGGAGTGGCGTTCGCGACCTACCAGGTCGGCTCGCAGGTTCCGCCGCTGGTCGAAGAGAACGAGCGGCTCCTTCGCGATGACGCCGACCTCAAGCCAGACGTCGGTGAGTCGATAAAACGCGAGGTGAACCGGGAAGTCGGTCGACGGATCGGCGCACGAACCGGGACCGAGGTCGATTTCGATCGACCGGACGTCCTCGCCGTCGTCGATCTCGAGGGGTTCGACCCGTTCGAAACGCTCGAGTCGAACCGAGTCACGAGTCACGCGGTCGACGTCCAGGTCAACCCGGCGTTCGTCTACGGCCGGTATCGAAAACTCGAACGCGACATTCCCCAGACCGAGTGGCCCTGTCGGGAGTGTGGTGGCAGCGGCGTCCAGCTTGGCGACGACGGCGAAGAGCCCTGTGACTACTGCGGCGGCTCGGGCTACATGTACGAGACGAGCGTCGAGCAAGTCGTCAGACCCCACGTCGTCGAGGCGATGGACGGCGACGAGGGGACGTTCCACGGCGCTGGTCGGGAGGACGTCGACGCTCGAATGCTCGAGGGAGGGCGACCGTTCGTCCTCGAAGTGAAACGACCGCGGATCCGCGATCCGGACCCGGCCGACCTCGAACGCGAGATCAACGCTGCGGCCGAGGGGGCGGTCGAAGTCGACGGGCTCCGGCTCGCGACCTACGAGATGGTCGAGCGCGTCAAAGAACACGACGCGAGCAAACAGTACCGCGCCGACGTCGTCTTCGAGAACCCCGTCGACCGCGACGCGTTCGAGGCCGTACTCGAGGAGCTCTCGGGAACGACGGTCGAGCAGTACACGCCCCAGCGCGTCGACCACCGGCGGGCGAACCTCACGCGCGAGCGAATCGTCTACGAGATCGGCGGTGAACTGCTCGAGCCGACGCGTGCGGAGGTCAGAATTCACGGCGCAGGCGGCCTCTACGTCAAAGAACTCATCAGTAGCGACGACGGTCGTACGGATCCGAGCCTCGCCGGGTTACTCGAGACCGGCGCGGAGGTGACCGCACTCGACGTCACCGGCGTCGACGGAGAAGACGAACCCTTCGAACTCGAGGAGTACTTCCGGGACGAACCGCGCGCGACGTGACGCCTCTCGCGACGGACGAGCCGTCCGGACCAGAAAACGATTTACCGGCCGGGACCCCACCGTGAGCGTATGCCATTCGGCGTCGACGAGGCCGGAAAGGGACCCGCCCTGGGATCGATGTTCGCCGCGGCCGTCTCCCTCGAGGATCCCGAGTACCTTCCGGAGGGAATCGCTGACTCGAAGCGACTGACGCCGGAACGACGGGAGGAACTCGCCGCGACGCTGCGCGACGACGACCGGATCGCCGTCGGCGTCGCTGAGATCACGCCGGCGCGGATCGATCACCCGGAGACCGACATGAACTCGCTGGCCGTCGACGCCCACGCCGGGGCGATCGACGACGCGTTCACCGACTGTGACCTCGACCCGTCGGAGGACTCTTCGATCGGCGGCCTCTGTGACGCCTGTGATACCGACGCGGATCGGTTCGCCCGCCGAGTGACCGAGGCGTGTTCGTCCGAGACCGACCGTCGGCTGGATCTCGAGGCGCGCCACGGCGCGGACGAGGATTCTCCGATCGTCGGTGCGGCGAGCGTGATCGCGAAGGTCGAACGCGACGCCCACGTCGACGCCATCGCCGCGGAGCACGGCGACGTCGGTAGCGGCTATCCGAGCGATCCGACGACTCGAGAGTTCCTCGAGACCTACGTCGACGATCACGGCGACCTCCCGCCGTTCGCGCGCGAGTCGTGGTCGACGTGTGCCGACGTGCTCGCGGCCGCAGAGCAGACCGGGCTCGAGCAGTTCTGAGGGCGAAACGGAACTCGAGCAGTTCTGGCGGTCGTCCGAACCATCCGCCGTAGGTGCGATATCGATCTGATTTCGCTCAGTTGAGGAGGGGGGAATCCGTCTCGACCGCTTCAGGGAGCACGTCGGCGTTTCATGGTCGTGGCCGGCGCAGGGAGAGACGTGCTCGAGGTCCTGACGCTGCTCGGATTGGCCGTCGTGGCGACGGCGGTCGTGTGGAAAGGCAGCGCGTGGCTCGAAGAAGCGACCAACGATCTCGCGGCGGGCTACGGGGTGCCGTCGATCGTTCAGGGGGCGGTCATCGCGGCCGTGGGCTCGAGTATGCCCGAGTTGGCGAGCGTGCTCCTCGCGACGTTGCGCCACGGCGAGTTCGAACTCGGCGTCGGGGCCATCGTCGGCTCGGCGGTGTTCAACCTCCTCGTCATCCCCGGAATCGCGGTACTCGTCGGCGGGCGGATGGACACCAATCGCGACCTCGTCTACAAGGAGTCGCTGTTCTACATGCTCGCGGTCGCTGCGCTCCTGTTGACGTTCTCGCTCGCAGTTATCTACTACCCAGTCGAGGGCGATGTTCTCCAGGGGACGGTGACCCGACCGCTCGCGCTATTCCCGCTCGCGCTGTACGCGCTCTATCTTTTCACACAGTATCTGGACGCGACCGGTTCCGGCGTAGAACCAGCCGACGTGTCGCGTCTCGGAGCCTGGAGCTGGTTCGCTTTCGGACTCGTACTCATCGTCGTCGGCGTCGAAGGGCTTGTTCTGGCCGCGATCGGACTCGGGGAGGCGTTCTCGACGCCCGCATTTCTCTGGGGGATGATCGTCGTCGCCGCCGGTTCGAGCGTTCCGGACGCTTTCGTCAGCGTCGCCGCCGCTCGGAAAGGGCGGGCAAGCGTGAGTCTGGCGAACGTCCTCGGGAGCAATACATTCGATCTCCTGGTTGCGATCCCGGCCGGCGTCCTCGTCGCGGGCTCGCTTTCGGTCTCGTTTACGCACGTCGTCCCCATGATGGCCTTTCTGATCCTTGCGACCGTCGTCTTCTTCGCCATCGTCCGAACGGACATGCTACTCTCGAAGCGTGAGGCCTGGACGCTACTCGCGCTGTACGGCGTCTTCGTGTGCTGGCTGGTACTCGAGAGCGTCGGTGCGACGAACGTCGTTCCGTCCTGACTGTCGGGCGACGCTCGAGACCCCGAACGCGACCACGCGAACGCGAGAATCAGCGAACCGAAATCGTTCGTCCGTCGTTACTTGTCCGTCAGCAGACGCTGAAGGATATCACCGTAGGCCGGCCGGGTGATGAGCACTCCGATGAGCACCCCGAGGATCGTGATGATCGCGAACCCGCGGAGGTCTCCGAGGCTCAACACCGCAAGCGGCGACAGCGCGATGATCGTCGTCGCCGCGGCGGCCCCGATGATCCAGAACGCCTTCCGGAAGCGAGATTCGAACACCCGCCTCGAGTTGACGTCACCTTCGTCCATCACCTCGTCAGCGATGATGACGAGGTCGTCAACCCCCGTCCCGACGACGGCGATGAACCCGGCGACGTGCGAGAGATCGAGCGGCATGCGTATCGCGGCGGCGAACCCGAGCAGGATGAGCACCTCGGCCATCGCGGTGAGGAACATCGGCGCGGCGACGCGCGGATCACGGTAGCGCAAGAAGATCATCCCGCAGACGGTCAACACCGCGAGGCCGCCGATGAGCAGCGAGTAGAGCTTGAACTGATCGGCGAGGGCGGGCTGGAGCGTGAACGTCTGATCGCGCTCGAAGTCGAGTGGCGCGGTCAGCGCACCGGATTGCAGGTTGACCGCAAGGAAGTGTGCGTCCTGCTGGGACGGAACGATCATTTCGAAGGTCGGATCGTTCTCCCACGTTCCGGTTCGCATGTTGTCAGCGAGACCGTCGCCCATGCTGTGAGCGTCTATGACCTCGTCGTCGACGACCGTGAGCAGACACCACTGGGGATCGTCGGGATCGAAGTCGAACTCGTCGGCTTCGCGATCCTGAATGTGACATCGTCCCTGCCCTTCGCCGGTAAATCCATGCTCGTTCATGGCCGCCTGGTATTCGGAAGCGGGACTGTTCTCGTCCTCGTCTTCCGTCCCGTCGACCGTGATCGGAACGTAGTGGTATCCGCGCTCGTCGTTGTACGACGCCACGCCGGAGTCGGCAATTCCTTCGCCCTGCAGAACGGTCTCGTTCGTCTGGTTTCCGTCCTCGTCGGGATAGTACGCGACGATTCGAACGTCGCCACGATCGCTCAACAGATCTCGGAGCTCATCCGGAGTCATCCCCGGCACTTCGGTGACGATGTAGTACTGGCCGCCGAGCGTCGCCTCCTGATAGGCGGACCCGCCGTCCAGACCGGCCTCGTTGATACGCAACTCGATCGTCTGGATGATCTCGTCGCGGGTCTGCTGGGTGACGCCCTCCTCGATGTCGTCCTCGGAAACCTCGAGGCCGACGTCCGCGGACTCGAGGGCCGCCGCGAACTCGGCGGGTGTCACCTCGTCGGTGAAAATCTCCGCAGTGAAGCGGTTTTCTTCCTCGTGGAACCTGACGGTGGCGTCCCTGGTCTCGAGATCGGTGTTCTCGTAGTCGTACTCGTACAGTGCCGAAGCGACCTGCCGTTGCTCGTCGTGTTCGATGTCGAGGTTGTCGGCGGTCATTCCGGTCGGCGGTGCGCTCACCCGGGTTCCGCCGTCGAGCCCGAGGCCGTACTCGATGTTCGTGGGGTTGTCGTCGACGCTCTCGTTTTCGCCGGCTAGCGAGTCGTCAGCGACTATCCCGCCGGGAACGAACAGCGCGACGAGTGCGACGCTGATGAACGCCACGAGCAGGACGATCCGCCAGTGTTCTTTGAGGAACGAGACGGGACTCATTACGATCTCACCCCCTCGAACTTGTACCAGCGAAGCAGGCTCACGTTCAGCAGGTACGTGTTCATCAAGTCGGCCGCGAGCCCGACGAAGAGGACGATCCCGATCGACGCGAGCAACTCGACGCCGAACAGCGTCGCTGCGATCCCCATGACGAGCATGGCCGCCATCGACGTCACCGTCATCGTGATACCGGTTCGCGTCGCGCGGTGGGTACTCTCGTAGAAGTCACCACTCCGCCGAAGGATGTGGTTGTTCAACAGGATGTCCGAGTCGACCGAGTATCCGATCAACATTAACAGCGCCGCGACGGTTCCGAGCGAGAGCTGGATGCCGGCCACCGCCATGAACGCGAGCGGAATCATGATGTCCGAAAACGCCGAGGCGACGATCGCGATGGAGGGAACGAACGTCCGAAAGAGCACGAACGCGAGGACGCTCATCCCGAGAAAGGCAACGGCGATCCCTAACAGTGCGGTTTGCTGTGTCTGCTCGGCAAAGCTCGCGGAGACCGTCGACTCCGACTGGACGATCGCCGCGTCGCCGTCGGCCTCGAGATTCGTCTCCGCTTGCGTGCTCAGTGCCTGAATCGCGTCCCTGTCTTCGACACCGGCGAACTGCACCGTGTACTGGTTGTCGACGCCGGGTGCCTGGATCGCC encodes the following:
- the rnhB gene encoding ribonuclease HII, giving the protein MPFGVDEAGKGPALGSMFAAAVSLEDPEYLPEGIADSKRLTPERREELAATLRDDDRIAVGVAEITPARIDHPETDMNSLAVDAHAGAIDDAFTDCDLDPSEDSSIGGLCDACDTDADRFARRVTEACSSETDRRLDLEARHGADEDSPIVGAASVIAKVERDAHVDAIAAEHGDVGSGYPSDPTTREFLETYVDDHGDLPPFARESWSTCADVLAAAEQTGLEQF
- the secF gene encoding protein translocase subunit SecF, translating into MGYFDVPEIEYSRYSNRQLAAVPLAILAVALLVLSGSFLVTGAPVQLGMDFAGGAELTVQTTSSEAEIQETFDIEPDSVQAIQAPGVDNQYTVQFAGVEDRDAIQALSTQAETNLEADGDAAIVQSESTVSASFAEQTQQTALLGIAVAFLGMSVLAFVLFRTFVPSIAIVASAFSDIMIPLAFMAVAGIQLSLGTVAALLMLIGYSVDSDILLNNHILRRSGDFYESTHRATRTGITMTVTSMAAMLVMGIAATLFGVELLASIGIVLFVGLAADLMNTYLLNVSLLRWYKFEGVRS
- a CDS encoding sodium:calcium antiporter encodes the protein MLEVLTLLGLAVVATAVVWKGSAWLEEATNDLAAGYGVPSIVQGAVIAAVGSSMPELASVLLATLRHGEFELGVGAIVGSAVFNLLVIPGIAVLVGGRMDTNRDLVYKESLFYMLAVAALLLTFSLAVIYYPVEGDVLQGTVTRPLALFPLALYALYLFTQYLDATGSGVEPADVSRLGAWSWFAFGLVLIVVGVEGLVLAAIGLGEAFSTPAFLWGMIVVAAGSSVPDAFVSVAAARKGRASVSLANVLGSNTFDLLVAIPAGVLVAGSLSVSFTHVVPMMAFLILATVVFFAIVRTDMLLSKREAWTLLALYGVFVCWLVLESVGATNVVPS
- a CDS encoding preprotein translocase subunit SecD gives rise to the protein MSPVSFLKEHWRIVLLVAFISVALVALFVPGGIVADDSLAGENESVDDNPTNIEYGLGLDGGTRVSAPPTGMTADNLDIEHDEQRQVASALYEYDYENTDLETRDATVRFHEEENRFTAEIFTDEVTPAEFAAALESADVGLEVSEDDIEEGVTQQTRDEIIQTIELRINEAGLDGGSAYQEATLGGQYYIVTEVPGMTPDELRDLLSDRGDVRIVAYYPDEDGNQTNETVLQGEGIADSGVASYNDERGYHYVPITVDGTEDEDENSPASEYQAAMNEHGFTGEGQGRCHIQDREADEFDFDPDDPQWCLLTVVDDEVIDAHSMGDGLADNMRTGTWENDPTFEMIVPSQQDAHFLAVNLQSGALTAPLDFERDQTFTLQPALADQFKLYSLLIGGLAVLTVCGMIFLRYRDPRVAAPMFLTAMAEVLILLGFAAAIRMPLDLSHVAGFIAVVGTGVDDLVIIADEVMDEGDVNSRRVFESRFRKAFWIIGAAAATTIIALSPLAVLSLGDLRGFAIITILGVLIGVLITRPAYGDILQRLLTDK
- a CDS encoding tRNA pseudouridine(54/55) synthase Pus10, encoding MITEDVRALLATGAVCDSCLGRPFAERSFGLTNAERGRALRTTVALADDDDFEPDTPGDCWVCEGYCGTFDAIADAVVDALEGVAFATYQVGSQVPPLVEENERLLRDDADLKPDVGESIKREVNREVGRRIGARTGTEVDFDRPDVLAVVDLEGFDPFETLESNRVTSHAVDVQVNPAFVYGRYRKLERDIPQTEWPCRECGGSGVQLGDDGEEPCDYCGGSGYMYETSVEQVVRPHVVEAMDGDEGTFHGAGREDVDARMLEGGRPFVLEVKRPRIRDPDPADLEREINAAAEGAVEVDGLRLATYEMVERVKEHDASKQYRADVVFENPVDRDAFEAVLEELSGTTVEQYTPQRVDHRRANLTRERIVYEIGGELLEPTRAEVRIHGAGGLYVKELISSDDGRTDPSLAGLLETGAEVTALDVTGVDGEDEPFELEEYFRDEPRAT
- a CDS encoding S1C family serine protease; the protein is MDDHRLNRRRLLSLAGGGFASVLAGCAAPQRDSAVEGSSSQEQSATHETDGELETDAGFTDVYDAIIDSVTQVRVFGVDNPLTGGEGRGQGSGFVYDDRHIVTNDHVVADGEEVDLQYINGDWTDTKLVGTDPFSDLAVLEADHVPSSATPLSVAEYSPSVGQQVLAIGNPYGLEGSMSSGIVSGVERTVDAPGRTFSFPNVVQTDAAVNPGNSGGPLVDLDGNVVGVINAGGGDNIGFAISAALTDRVVPALIETGEFEHSYMGIRLASVDRIIAETNDLEEATGVIVTEVVSGGPADGVLQGADRVTREHGEPIPIGGDVIVEMNGHPIPDRHALSTVLALETSPGETLEITLRRDGSETSESLDLGARSQG